Sequence from the Candidatus Eisenbacteria bacterium genome:
TCCCGACCTTGCGTGGCGTCAGATCCTTCGTCACCAGGCGCCGGAAGGCGGTGTGGGCGGGTGGATCGAGGAACACCATCGGCATGGCGTCGCCGAGCCCGGTCGCCTTCAGCTCGTCGTAGCTGACGGTCAGCCCCTGCGCCGAAGAGAACGTGGCTGGGTCGCCCGCGGCGGCCCACACGTCCTCGAAGCGCGAGAGGACCCAGAAGTCTCCCCACGCGGCGTGGTGCACCGGGTCGCGGTCACGCAGGGCCGCGTATGATCCGAACGGATCGCGCCAGGTCTCGCCGCTTCGCAGCTCGAAAACCGGTCGGGGGGTGTTCGCCATCGCTCGGGCTCGCAGAGGCCCCGAGCTTCCACCGATGGAGCGCCATTCTGCAAGACGCGACCCGCGGGTCTCTTGACCGCCGCCCTCGGGTGGGCGTCGAATGCGGCCATGCCGTACGCGGAGGGACGTTCGTACTACGACGCCGACTCGCATCTGATGGAGACGCCGGAGTGGCTCCCGGCGTACGCCGACCCGCCGTTCCGCGATCGCATCCGTCCGTTCTCGCTCGGCGGGACGGGCCTCCCGGAGCAGGCGCAGCGGATGATCGATCGAGGCCGCCGGCGCGCCGGCGATCCCGCGGAGCGCGAGCGTCACGAGGCGGAGCTGATGACACGCAAGAGCTGGGATGCGTACGGCGCGTTCCATCGAGAGGACCGCAGCCGCGCGCTCGACCACCTGGGCTTCGCCGCCCAGCTCGTCTTCTCCACCTTCGCGCCGGGCCAGTCCGAGCTCGTGCGCGACGTCGATCTCAGCTACGCGACCTCGCGTGCGCTCACGCGCGGCATGGTCGAGTTCTGCGCGCCGGACCCACGCCTGCTGCCGGTGACGTTCGTCCCGCTGACCGTCCCCGAACGTGCGATCGCCGAGACCCGGTTCGCGCTCGACGCCGGCGTGAAGGGCGTGACCATCTCGCCGATTCCTCCCGCGGCGCACTCGATCACCCATCCTGCGCTCCACCCGCTCTACGCCCTCCTCGAGGAGCGCGGCGTGCCGCTACTCTTCCACGTGGAGAACGACGCCCCCCGCAAGATCGCGAAGGGGTTCTCGAACAACGGCTGGGAGGGACAGACGGACTTCCACGGCGGCGGCGAGAACTTCACCGGCCTGCTCTACATGGCCGTCAGCCACTGGGTGGAGGTCGCGCTCGCCGCGCTCGTCTTCGACCAGATCCTCGAGAAGTTCCCGCGTCTCAAGGTGGGCGTGATCGAGCTCGGCGCCGTGTGGGTGCCGGCGTGGCTCG
This genomic interval carries:
- a CDS encoding amidohydrolase family protein — translated: MPYAEGRSYYDADSHLMETPEWLPAYADPPFRDRIRPFSLGGTGLPEQAQRMIDRGRRRAGDPAERERHEAELMTRKSWDAYGAFHREDRSRALDHLGFAAQLVFSTFAPGQSELVRDVDLSYATSRALTRGMVEFCAPDPRLLPVTFVPLTVPERAIAETRFALDAGVKGVTISPIPPAAHSITHPALHPLYALLEERGVPLLFHVENDAPRKIAKGFSNNGWEGQTDFHGGGENFTGLLYMAVSHWVEVALAALVFDQILEKFPRLKVGVIELGAVWVPAWLERLEIVKDTFGRTESRIRELSLRPSEYVRRQVRVTPYPTEDVGRLIERCGPEVFMFSSDYPHVEGGRNPLKRFEASLAGRTEAEKAAFYAGNFADMMRLPVTHSA